A single region of the Ciconia boyciana chromosome 13, ASM3463844v1, whole genome shotgun sequence genome encodes:
- the UBALD1 gene encoding UBA-like domain-containing protein 1: protein MDELKHQVMINQFVLAAGCAADQAKQLLQAAHWQFETALSAFFQETNIPYSHHHQMMCTPANTPATPPNFPDALTMFSRLKASESFNSSSPVASMATSPPPPAPLLPQHGAFNPAWPAASPPGQQQSMWTPAPPAQPAGWPAAVSQQATAEQKANVTMEAER, encoded by the exons atGGACGAGCTCAAGCACCAGGTGATGATCAACCAGTTCGTGCTGGCGGCCGGCTGCGCCGCCGACCAGgccaagcagctgctgcaggcgGCCCACTGGCAGTTCGAG actGCTCTCAGTGCTTTTTTCCAAGAAACGAACATACCCTATAGCCACCACCATCAGATG ATGTGCACTCCCGCCAACACGCCGGCCACGCCGCCCAACTTCCCCGACGCCCTCACCATGTTCTCCCGCCTCAAGGCCTCCGAGAGcttcaacagcagcagccccgtGGCCTCCATGGCGACttccccgccgccccctgccccgctgctgccccagcacgGGGCCTTCAACCCCGCCTGGCCCGCGGCTTCGCCCCCcggccagcagcagagcatgtGGACTCCGGCCCCCCCGGCGCAGCCCGCGGGCTGGCCAGCCGCCGTCTCCCAGCAGGCCACGGCAGAACAGAAGGCCAACGTGACCATGGAGGCAGAGAGATGA